In Pseudomonas sp. PDM14, a genomic segment contains:
- a CDS encoding ATP-binding protein, translating to MSSVPQKPLRRWIWQAFLQSALIPLVLVESVLIGVYLYTNESIREAQVGHLQSSALQDLASAVQREGQVVDGRLRAIETQVSIFRDAVDHALRDQRFQPDALERSRHAQTPDGVFYSRSDDGRAASFYASSTPVARQDRDKALRLSQVDPLMRSIRAADNRVASVYFNSWDSYNRIYPFFMTPEQYPHDMVIPAYNFYYLADAAHNPQRKVVWTDVYLDPAGQGWLMSAIAPVYRGDFLEGVVGLDVTISQMLAEFANLQVPWQGYALLVGRDNRIMALPEAGERDFGLRELTQYSYAEAVRREVLKPEDFKLDRYPSLHPLLEAMAEGRSGVEEVQLGGRSQLVAWSEIPQTGWRLLLVVDEASIFRETNHLAEQYLTIGYLLIAGLVFFYLLFGTWMWLRARQLSGQLATPIAGIVGMMRRLARGEQPTDVPPTGIRELASMAQEVRNAGDQLQASEERRVEVQRTLELVLESTTESLWEVEAGSLCICISQRFVTRFGLRDSCLPFAEFNQRVHPDDLQRIRHLRLSLVADSDEDFFEAEYRYANAEGTYAWLLSRGKVIERDEQGRAVRAAGTHVDITRLKLAQEELRRTSLEAQSASQAKSRFLSSMSHELRTPLNAIHGFAQLIELETQEREDARQELEYAREIVSASRHLTALVDDILDLSSIESRRQHLQLKPVEVAGLLNGCAELVQPEAQQRGQQLRVAAAAGHDLYVLADARRVRQVLLNLLSNAMKYNSPQGLVSLGYEVRPGCVRLWVEDGGPGLSTEQQAQLFQPFQRLGRESSNIPGTGIGLVLCKELAALMDGEIGFNSEPDVGSRFWIDLPSAAGPQGSETSAGGNQPLLVAPLAQVLCVEDHPACLRVLQQGLRQMAEVQSAGSVRRARELLVSGEPALVVLDLDLPDGNGLEVLDWMRTQPRLVDVPVLVVSAACDEALAAEARQRGAQACLLKPVDLQQLRQLALSLLGQSG from the coding sequence ATGTCGTCTGTTCCGCAAAAGCCCTTGCGCCGCTGGATCTGGCAGGCGTTCCTGCAGAGTGCGCTGATTCCCCTGGTGCTGGTGGAGTCGGTGCTGATCGGGGTGTACCTGTACACCAACGAATCGATCCGCGAGGCCCAGGTCGGCCACCTGCAGAGCAGTGCCCTGCAGGACCTCGCCAGCGCCGTGCAGCGCGAGGGACAGGTGGTCGACGGCCGTTTGCGCGCCATCGAGACCCAGGTGAGCATCTTCCGCGATGCTGTCGACCATGCCCTGCGCGACCAGCGCTTCCAGCCCGATGCGCTGGAGCGGTCGCGGCACGCGCAGACCCCGGATGGGGTGTTCTACAGCCGCAGTGACGACGGCCGCGCCGCCTCCTTCTATGCCAGCAGCACGCCGGTGGCCCGCCAGGACCGCGACAAGGCGCTGCGCCTGTCCCAGGTCGACCCGCTAATGCGCTCGATCCGCGCGGCGGACAACCGGGTGGCCTCGGTGTATTTCAACAGCTGGGACAGCTACAACCGCATCTACCCCTTCTTCATGACGCCCGAGCAGTACCCGCATGACATGGTCATTCCGGCGTACAACTTCTATTACCTGGCCGATGCCGCGCACAACCCGCAGCGCAAGGTGGTGTGGACCGACGTGTACCTCGACCCGGCAGGGCAGGGCTGGCTGATGTCGGCCATCGCGCCGGTGTACCGCGGCGACTTCCTTGAAGGCGTGGTGGGCCTGGACGTGACCATCAGCCAGATGCTCGCCGAGTTCGCCAACCTGCAGGTGCCGTGGCAGGGCTACGCGCTGTTGGTGGGGCGCGACAATCGCATCATGGCGCTGCCGGAAGCCGGCGAGCGTGACTTCGGCCTGCGTGAACTGACCCAATATTCCTACGCCGAGGCGGTGCGCCGCGAGGTGCTCAAGCCCGAGGACTTCAAGCTCGATCGCTATCCGAGTTTGCACCCGCTGCTGGAGGCTATGGCCGAAGGCCGCAGCGGTGTGGAAGAGGTACAGCTGGGCGGGCGTTCGCAGCTGGTGGCCTGGAGCGAGATCCCGCAGACCGGCTGGCGTCTGCTGCTGGTGGTGGACGAGGCGAGCATCTTCCGCGAGACCAATCACCTGGCCGAGCAGTACCTGACTATCGGCTACCTGCTGATCGCCGGGCTGGTGTTCTTCTATCTGCTGTTCGGTACCTGGATGTGGCTGCGTGCGCGCCAGTTGAGCGGCCAGCTGGCCACGCCGATTGCCGGTATCGTCGGCATGATGCGCCGTCTGGCCCGCGGCGAGCAGCCCACGGACGTACCGCCCACCGGCATCCGCGAACTGGCCAGCATGGCCCAGGAAGTACGCAACGCCGGTGATCAGTTGCAGGCCAGCGAGGAACGCCGCGTCGAAGTCCAGCGCACCCTCGAACTGGTTCTGGAAAGCACCACGGAAAGCCTGTGGGAAGTCGAGGCGGGCAGCCTGTGCATCTGCATCAGCCAGCGCTTCGTCACCCGCTTCGGCCTGCGCGACAGTTGCCTGCCATTCGCCGAGTTCAACCAGCGCGTGCACCCGGATGACCTGCAGCGCATCCGCCACCTGCGCCTGAGCCTGGTCGCCGACAGCGACGAGGATTTCTTCGAGGCCGAGTACCGCTACGCCAATGCCGAGGGCACCTACGCCTGGCTGCTCAGCCGCGGCAAGGTGATCGAGCGTGACGAGCAGGGGCGCGCCGTGCGCGCGGCCGGTACGCATGTCGACATCACCCGGCTCAAGCTGGCCCAGGAGGAGCTGCGCCGCACCAGTCTGGAGGCGCAGTCGGCCAGCCAGGCCAAAAGCCGCTTTCTCTCCAGCATGAGCCACGAGCTGCGCACGCCGCTCAATGCCATCCACGGCTTCGCCCAGTTGATCGAACTGGAAACCCAGGAGCGCGAGGACGCGCGCCAGGAGCTGGAATACGCTCGCGAGATCGTCTCGGCGAGCCGACACCTGACTGCTCTGGTTGACGACATCCTCGACCTGTCGAGCATCGAGAGCCGTCGCCAGCACCTGCAACTCAAGCCGGTCGAGGTGGCCGGGCTGCTCAATGGCTGCGCCGAGCTGGTCCAGCCCGAGGCGCAGCAGCGTGGCCAGCAGTTGCGCGTGGCGGCTGCGGCCGGGCATGACCTGTACGTGCTGGCCGATGCCCGCCGGGTGCGCCAGGTGCTGCTCAACCTGCTGTCCAATGCGATGAAGTACAACAGCCCGCAGGGGCTGGTTAGCCTCGGTTACGAGGTGCGCCCGGGTTGCGTGCGCTTGTGGGTCGAGGACGGTGGTCCGGGGCTCAGCACCGAGCAGCAGGCGCAGCTGTTCCAGCCGTTCCAGCGCCTGGGTCGGGAAAGCTCGAACATTCCCGGCACCGGTATTGGCCTGGTGCTGTGCAAGGAGCTGGCGGCATTGATGGATGGCGAGATCGGTTTCAACAGCGAGCCGGATGTCGGCAGTCGCTTCTGGATCGACCTGCCCAGCGCCGCCGGCCCGCAGGGCAGCGAGACGTCAGCTGGCGGCAACCAGCCGTTGCTCGTTGCGCCGCTGGCGCAGGTGCTTTGTGTAGAGGATCACCCCGCCTGCCTGCGCGTGCTGCAGCAAGGCCTGCGGCAGATGGCCGAGGTGCAGAGTGCCGGTTCGGTGCGGCGCGCGCGTGAGCTGCTGGTGAGCGGCGAGCCGGCGCTGGTGGTGCTGGATCTCGACCTGCCGGATGGCAATGGCCTGGAGGTGCTCGACTGGATGCGCACGCAGCCGCGTCTGGTCGATGTGCCGGTGCTGGTGGTCAGCGCGGCCTGTGACGAGGCACTGGCAGCCGAGGCGCGCCAGCGTGGCGCGCAGGCCTGCCTGCTCAAACCCGTCGATCTGCAGCAGTTGCGCCAGCTGGCGCTGTCGCTCTTGGGGCAGAGCGGCTAA
- a CDS encoding SDR family NAD(P)-dependent oxidoreductase: MSNASKGTALVTGASSGIGALYAERLARRGYDLILVARNRERLNDLARRITDETQRVVEVLQADLGDAQSLASVEAKLKQDASITLLVNNAGIGTHTPLLDSAVSLMTQMIDLNVTALMRLSYAAIPGFVERGNGSIINISSIVSIAPEVLNGVYGGSKAFVTAFSQSLHHELADKGVRIQAVLPGATATEFWDNGGLPLEHLDPAIVMPAAALVDAALIDFDHGELISIPSLHDASLWQAYETARKAMFNQLSTNQPAPRYSAQR, encoded by the coding sequence ATGAGTAACGCATCGAAAGGCACCGCACTGGTCACTGGCGCATCGTCGGGTATCGGCGCCCTCTACGCCGAACGCCTGGCCCGTCGCGGCTACGACCTGATTCTGGTCGCCCGTAACCGTGAACGCCTGAACGACCTGGCCCGTCGCATCACCGATGAAACCCAGCGCGTGGTCGAGGTGTTGCAGGCCGACCTGGGTGATGCCCAGAGCCTGGCCAGCGTCGAGGCCAAGCTCAAGCAAGACGCGAGCATCACCCTGCTGGTCAATAACGCGGGTATCGGCACCCATACGCCGTTGCTCGACAGCGCCGTCAGCCTGATGACACAAATGATCGACCTCAATGTCACCGCGCTGATGCGCTTGAGCTACGCCGCCATCCCCGGATTCGTCGAGCGTGGCAACGGGTCCATCATCAACATCTCGTCCATCGTCAGCATCGCTCCGGAAGTGCTCAATGGCGTGTACGGAGGCAGCAAGGCCTTCGTGACCGCTTTCAGCCAATCGCTGCATCACGAACTGGCCGATAAGGGCGTGCGTATCCAGGCGGTATTGCCAGGGGCGACCGCCACCGAATTCTGGGACAACGGCGGCCTGCCGCTGGAACACCTCGACCCCGCCATCGTCATGCCGGCCGCCGCCCTGGTTGACGCCGCGCTCATCGACTTCGATCACGGTGAGCTGATCTCCATTCCTTCGCTGCATGACGCCAGCCTGTGGCAGGCCTACGAGACCGCGCGCAAGGCCATGTTCAACCAGCTTTCCACCAACCAGCCCGCACCGCGCTACAGCGCCCAGCGTTGA
- a CDS encoding winged helix-turn-helix transcriptional regulator: protein MKPVNTFSCRRLETAHSRGDLHVERVTFEDRNCSVARSVDVLGDWWNLLIIRELLWGTTKFDEFQRNLEISKGILSKRLKLLQDYGILVKTAVGSGTEYALTEKGQALHVIIIAMLQWGDKWNPLEEGAPLIPVNRKSGAAIAPVKLTDTNGQTLALEDLSLRPGPGADGSTLERLARLREAAQRNR from the coding sequence ATGAAACCTGTCAACACCTTTTCTTGTCGGCGGCTTGAAACCGCTCACTCACGCGGAGATCTGCACGTGGAACGAGTTACCTTCGAGGATCGCAATTGCTCGGTAGCCCGCTCGGTTGACGTATTGGGCGACTGGTGGAACCTGCTGATCATTCGCGAGCTGCTTTGGGGCACGACGAAATTCGATGAATTCCAGCGCAACCTGGAGATTTCCAAGGGCATCCTGTCCAAGCGCCTGAAGCTGCTTCAGGACTACGGCATCCTTGTGAAGACCGCCGTCGGCAGCGGCACCGAGTACGCCCTGACCGAGAAGGGCCAAGCGCTGCACGTGATCATCATTGCGATGCTGCAGTGGGGCGATAAGTGGAATCCGCTGGAAGAAGGCGCCCCGCTGATTCCGGTCAATCGCAAGAGTGGAGCCGCCATTGCCCCGGTCAAATTGACCGATACCAATGGCCAGACGCTCGCGCTGGAGGATCTGAGCCTGCGTCCCGGCCCGGGTGCGGACGGCTCGACGCTCGAGAGATTGGCCAGGTTGCGCGAGGCGGCTCAACGCAATCGCTGA
- a CDS encoding SDR family oxidoreductase, with amino-acid sequence MKLSANTIFITGGTSGIGRGLAEAFHQRGNKVIIAGRRQALLDEIAHANPGIDTVVLDINDPQQIKQVAQQVIARHPNLNVVINNAGIMPFDNAASGDLDDEQAVGLLATNLLGPVRVSAAFVEHLKRQPDATIINNSSVLAFIPIAVTALYSATKAAIHSYSLSQRFMLRNTSVKVLEIAPPWVDTDLIHKSGDPRAMPLEAFITETLAKLETATTEVIVDGIAALRANVGPNEHALVEQFNQSIIDNPIPVA; translated from the coding sequence ATGAAACTCAGCGCAAATACCATCTTCATCACCGGCGGCACCTCGGGCATCGGTCGTGGCTTGGCCGAGGCCTTTCACCAGCGCGGCAACAAGGTGATCATCGCCGGTCGCCGTCAGGCCCTGCTGGACGAAATCGCCCACGCCAACCCCGGCATCGACACGGTGGTGCTGGACATCAATGATCCGCAGCAAATCAAGCAGGTCGCTCAGCAGGTGATCGCGCGTCACCCCAACCTCAACGTGGTGATCAACAACGCTGGCATCATGCCGTTCGACAACGCTGCATCGGGCGATCTTGACGACGAGCAGGCCGTCGGCCTGCTGGCCACCAACCTGCTCGGCCCGGTGCGCGTCAGCGCGGCCTTCGTCGAGCACCTCAAGCGCCAGCCGGATGCCACCATCATCAACAACAGCTCCGTGCTGGCGTTCATCCCGATTGCCGTCACCGCACTGTACTCGGCAACCAAGGCGGCCATTCATTCCTACAGCCTGTCGCAGCGCTTCATGCTGCGAAACACCAGCGTCAAGGTGCTGGAGATCGCGCCGCCATGGGTCGACACCGACCTGATCCACAAGAGTGGTGACCCGCGTGCCATGCCGCTGGAGGCATTCATCACCGAAACCCTGGCCAAGCTGGAAACGGCCACCACCGAGGTGATCGTCGATGGCATCGCTGCACTGCGCGCCAATGTCGGGCCGAACGAGCACGCTCTGGTGGAGCAGTTCAACCAGTCGATCATCGACAACCCCATCCCCGTTGCCTGA
- a CDS encoding AraC family transcriptional regulator yields MDRLSILLKHFNPHAATFHQGAFCGVTDIYGQGSFGHAHLLRSGRLSFRDKHNQLIELVEPSLILVARPVQHQLIATEADAAELVCATMRFDGGANNPLTLALPDYIVQPLRELSGLTGSLDWLFAEAFGEECGRDVVLNRLFELMLIQLLRHLIAKRSIASGMMAGLANPRLARSLTAMHNEPQRNWSVADLATLASMSRASFAAHFHQVVGVTPADYLTDWRISLAQKRLREGRPIAVIAGEVGYESPSALARTFRRKVGSSPSEWLQQKTT; encoded by the coding sequence ATGGATCGCCTATCCATTCTGCTGAAACACTTCAATCCACACGCCGCGACCTTCCACCAAGGGGCGTTCTGTGGCGTTACGGATATCTACGGACAAGGCAGTTTTGGCCATGCCCATCTGCTGCGCTCGGGACGCTTGAGCTTCAGGGACAAGCACAATCAGCTCATCGAACTGGTGGAGCCGAGCCTGATACTCGTGGCGCGGCCGGTACAGCATCAGCTGATTGCCACCGAGGCCGATGCTGCCGAGCTGGTCTGCGCCACCATGCGGTTCGATGGTGGGGCCAACAACCCGCTGACCCTGGCATTGCCGGATTACATCGTGCAGCCGCTCAGGGAGCTGTCTGGGCTCACTGGCAGTCTCGACTGGTTATTCGCAGAAGCCTTCGGTGAAGAGTGTGGGCGCGATGTGGTGCTCAATCGCCTGTTCGAGCTGATGCTGATTCAATTGCTTCGCCACCTCATCGCCAAGCGCAGCATCGCCTCGGGAATGATGGCCGGACTGGCCAACCCGCGGCTGGCTCGTTCGCTCACGGCGATGCACAACGAACCGCAACGCAACTGGTCAGTAGCGGACCTGGCCACGCTGGCGAGTATGTCGCGGGCGAGTTTCGCGGCGCATTTCCACCAGGTGGTAGGCGTTACGCCGGCGGACTATCTAACCGACTGGCGCATCAGCCTGGCGCAGAAGCGCCTGCGTGAGGGACGACCCATCGCCGTGATTGCCGGAGAAGTCGGCTACGAAAGCCCCTCAGCACTGGCGCGTACGTTCCGCCGCAAGGTGGGCAGCAGCCCCAGTGAATGGCTGCAACAAAAGACCACTTGA
- the grxC gene encoding glutaredoxin 3 translates to MNPVTVYTTQHCPDCVSAKKLLAHKGVATVEIDVEASPQHLAEMMQRSQRRSVPQIFIGDVHVGGFDDLASLERGGKLDLLLQP, encoded by the coding sequence ATGAACCCGGTAACCGTCTATACCACGCAACACTGCCCTGATTGCGTGAGTGCCAAGAAACTGCTGGCACACAAGGGCGTTGCCACCGTCGAAATTGACGTTGAGGCATCACCGCAACATCTAGCCGAAATGATGCAACGATCTCAGCGCAGAAGTGTGCCGCAGATATTCATTGGCGACGTGCATGTCGGCGGTTTTGACGACCTGGCTAGCCTCGAGCGCGGGGGCAAACTGGATTTGTTACTGCAGCCTTGA
- a CDS encoding GlxA family transcriptional regulator, producing the protein MHRIGYLLSDDFQVLSLATQTVFEYANIVAEAPFYSIEFFSVAGGIVRSSLGLGIETQALDSPKLADTWMIAGVNTPLHTPPSEAALAFVRQAGQQARRVAGICTGGFVLAQAGLLDGRRATTHWAYGAALQRLYPQISVEDDRIFIIDGSVWTSAGMTAGLDLALGMVEKDLGPEVARSVAHKLVMHQRRSGGQSQHSEMLSLAPKSDRIQSALNYARQNLHKPLSVEELAEAVHLSPRQFTRVFTTETGQSPAKAVERLRLEAARVMIEQSRHSLDVIAKETGFRDRRHMREVFIRGFGVPPQAIRRDVRGVSA; encoded by the coding sequence ATGCACAGAATCGGCTACCTGCTCTCCGACGACTTTCAAGTGCTTTCGCTGGCCACCCAGACGGTCTTCGAGTACGCCAACATCGTGGCCGAGGCGCCTTTCTATTCCATCGAGTTCTTCTCTGTCGCGGGCGGCATCGTGCGCTCGTCACTGGGGCTGGGCATCGAAACCCAAGCCCTGGACAGTCCAAAACTGGCGGACACCTGGATGATCGCCGGGGTCAATACCCCACTGCACACGCCGCCCAGTGAGGCGGCCCTGGCTTTTGTGCGTCAGGCTGGGCAACAGGCGCGGCGTGTGGCCGGCATCTGCACCGGCGGCTTCGTGCTGGCCCAGGCCGGTCTGCTCGACGGCCGCCGGGCAACCACTCACTGGGCCTATGGTGCCGCTCTGCAGCGCCTGTACCCGCAGATAAGCGTTGAAGACGATCGCATCTTCATCATCGATGGCAGCGTGTGGACATCAGCCGGCATGACCGCCGGCCTGGATCTGGCCCTGGGCATGGTGGAGAAGGATCTTGGCCCCGAAGTAGCGCGCTCGGTGGCGCATAAGCTGGTCATGCACCAGCGCCGATCAGGCGGGCAATCGCAACATTCGGAGATGCTCAGCCTGGCGCCGAAATCTGACCGCATCCAGAGCGCGTTGAACTACGCCCGACAGAACCTGCACAAACCGCTTAGCGTCGAGGAACTGGCCGAGGCCGTGCACCTCAGCCCGCGCCAGTTTACCCGCGTGTTCACTACCGAAACCGGGCAATCTCCGGCCAAGGCCGTCGAGCGCCTGCGCCTGGAAGCGGCGCGGGTGATGATCGAACAGAGCCGTCATTCACTGGACGTGATCGCCAAGGAAACCGGCTTCCGTGATCGTCGCCATATGCGCGAAGTGTTTATCCGCGGCTTCGGCGTTCCGCCTCAGGCGATACGACGGGACGTCCGTGGCGTAAGCGCCTGA
- a CDS encoding carboxymuconolactone decarboxylase family protein — protein MTRIAALTLEQAPTASRTALEGVQKGLGFIPNAFKTMAHAPAALNGYLALAQALGKSSLSVAEREVVALATSEVNGCDYCIAAHSFFGSKAGLNAGDIQQARSGSLSAVATLARQITESRGQLSDGQLAAAHEAGLSDSKIIEVVAQVTLLTLTNYLNNIAGTAIDFPPSAQ, from the coding sequence ATGACCCGTATCGCCGCTCTCACCTTGGAACAAGCCCCCACCGCTTCGCGCACGGCCCTCGAAGGCGTGCAGAAAGGTCTCGGTTTCATCCCCAACGCCTTCAAAACAATGGCCCACGCACCGGCCGCGCTGAATGGCTACCTCGCCCTGGCCCAAGCCTTGGGCAAAAGCTCGCTGAGCGTCGCCGAGCGCGAGGTTGTCGCACTAGCGACCTCCGAGGTCAACGGCTGCGACTACTGCATCGCCGCTCACTCATTCTTCGGCAGCAAAGCGGGACTGAATGCAGGCGATATTCAGCAGGCACGCTCGGGCTCCCTCAGCGCAGTGGCCACGCTGGCACGGCAGATAACCGAAAGCCGTGGCCAACTGAGTGATGGGCAACTCGCCGCCGCCCATGAAGCGGGCCTGAGCGATAGCAAAATTATCGAAGTGGTAGCGCAGGTCACGTTGTTAACCCTGACCAACTACCTGAACAACATTGCCGGCACGGCGATCGATTTCCCGCCATCGGCCCAGTAG
- a CDS encoding MFS transporter translates to MHTPISAPDRLALRLLSLAYFVQAVGALSVVGSLEAIATTWALSSAQSALLITVFGVTFAVAAPMLQVTLGHLPRRSQVLLGLSIFSAAALLFAVASSYQTLVFSRVLMGLGAGFIGPVLGALGSNLVRREQQGSAIAIVLLGLSIAGLAGMPISAWIAHEFGARSLFLGIGASGLITAMMIMRWVPDRVAGQRVALPSVLALLTQATSLSAFLVVFFVTSGVFTTYAFLAPIIANDFHGSASDITLALAVLGVAGVLGNLLVTRLAPRVSAERLLLVGIALLALDLLGLAAMPRQLAGLLLALVVWALATDIVWPSQQRRIVELMPEQRGIALALTASFMFGGIGFGSAAAGALYPVFGYTGLLFASLMFLLLAFVSLRFSERRARVQTPVPGLI, encoded by the coding sequence ATGCACACCCCCATCAGCGCGCCTGATCGTCTCGCCTTGCGCCTGCTCAGCCTGGCCTATTTCGTTCAGGCGGTCGGCGCGCTGTCGGTCGTCGGCAGCCTGGAGGCGATTGCCACCACCTGGGCCTTGAGCAGTGCGCAGAGCGCGCTATTGATCACCGTGTTCGGCGTTACCTTCGCGGTTGCCGCACCGATGCTGCAGGTGACACTGGGCCATCTGCCCCGCCGTTCGCAGGTATTGCTCGGGCTGTCGATCTTCAGCGCCGCGGCGCTGCTGTTCGCCGTTGCTTCGAGTTATCAGACGCTGGTTTTTTCCAGGGTGCTGATGGGGCTGGGGGCGGGCTTCATCGGGCCTGTGCTCGGCGCGCTGGGGTCGAACCTGGTACGGCGCGAGCAACAGGGCAGCGCGATAGCCATCGTGCTGCTCGGGCTGAGTATCGCCGGCCTCGCCGGCATGCCGATCAGCGCCTGGATCGCCCACGAGTTTGGCGCGCGCAGCCTGTTCCTTGGCATCGGTGCCAGCGGCCTGATCACAGCGATGATGATCATGCGGTGGGTACCGGATCGTGTGGCAGGACAGCGCGTCGCACTACCCAGCGTGCTGGCATTGCTGACACAGGCCACGTCGCTCAGCGCCTTTTTGGTGGTGTTCTTCGTGACCTCGGGCGTGTTCACCACGTACGCCTTCCTCGCGCCGATCATCGCCAACGATTTCCACGGCAGCGCGAGCGATATCACCCTGGCGCTCGCTGTGTTGGGCGTGGCGGGCGTGCTGGGTAATCTGCTGGTCACGCGTCTGGCACCGCGTGTCAGTGCCGAGCGTCTGCTGCTGGTCGGTATCGCTCTGTTGGCATTGGATCTGCTTGGATTGGCGGCGATGCCGAGACAGCTTGCAGGCTTGCTGCTGGCCTTGGTGGTGTGGGCGTTGGCCACCGATATCGTCTGGCCGTCGCAGCAGCGACGCATCGTCGAGCTGATGCCGGAACAGCGCGGCATTGCCCTGGCCTTGACCGCGTCGTTCATGTTCGGCGGGATCGGTTTCGGCTCCGCTGCAGCAGGGGCGCTCTATCCCGTGTTCGGCTACACCGGCTTGCTGTTTGCCTCGCTGATGTTCCTGCTGCTGGCCTTCGTCAGCCTACGCTTCTCCGAGCGGCGTGCCCGTGTTCAAACGCCCGTGCCTGGGTTGATCTGA